Within the Acidipropionibacterium acidipropionici genome, the region CGCACAGGAGCCGCCCGACACGCGGACGCCTACTGTAAAGATCTACTGCAAAGATCCTTTTACAGTAAGTGACCCGCCGCCTGCGTCGCGCCCACGATCCCGGCGCAGCACAAGGCCGGTCACGAATCGCGGTTCCTCCGGGCCCGCATGGCCTCCCACTCGGCGATCTTGTCCCCGATGACCTGCTCGTAGCCGTTGCGGGTGGGCCGGTACAGCTTCTGGTGCTCCATGCCGTCGGGGAAGTAGTCGGCTCCGGAGAACCCGGTCTCGGTGTCGGGGTCGTACTGGTAGCCCTCGCCGTAGCCCAGGTCTTTCATGAGCCGGGTCGGCGCGTTGAGGATGTGCGCCGGCGGGGTGAGCGAGCCGGTCCGCCTCGCGAGCTTCTGCGCCTCGCCGAACCCCCGGTACACCGCGATCGATTTGGGCGCGGTGGCTACATAGACCACCGCCTGGGCGATCGCCAGCTCCCCCTCCGGGGAACCCAGCCGCTCGTAGACGTCCCACGCCGCCAGGGCCTGCTGGACGGCCTGGGGATCGGCCATGCCGACGTCCTCGGTGGCGAATCTCACCACCCGCCGCGCGATGTACAGCGGATCCTCCCCACCGTCGAGCATCCTCGCCAGCCAGTAGAGGGCGGCGTCGGGATCCGATCCGCGCATCGACTTGTGGAGCGCCGAGATGAGGTTGTAATGGCCCTCCTGCCCCTTGTCGTACTGGGGCGCCCGCTTCTGCACCACCTCGGCGAGGGCGGCGGTGTCAATCGGACGGTGCAGGGCGAAGAGCTGCTCGAGCATGTTGAGCAGGTAGCGCCCGTCGCCGTCGGCCATCGCGATCAGGGAGGCGCGGGCCTCCTCGGAGATCTCCAGCCGGGCCCCGACGACCTGCTCGGCCCGCCCGACGAGGGTGGACAGAGCGGCCTCGTCGAGCCTCCGCAGCACGTAGACCTGGCAGCGCGACAGCAGGGCGCCGTTGAGTTCGAAGCTCGGGTTCTCGGTGGTGGCCCCCACCAGGGTGATCGTGCCGTCCTCGACATAAGGCAGGAAGGAGTCCTGCTGGGCGCGGTTGAACCGGTGCACCTCGTCGACGAAGAGCAGGGTGCCCTGGCCGGCCTCGCGGCGTCTGGCGGCTGCGGCGAAGACCTTGCGCAGGTCGCCCACTCCTGAGAAGGTCGCCGAGAGAGGTGCGAAGACCAGGTCGGTGGCATCGGCGAGCAGCCGGGCGATGGTGGTCTTCCCGCAGCCCGGAGGTCCCCACAGGATCATCGAGACCAGACGCCGCTCGGCCACCATCCGCCCGATCGGCGCGTCGGCGGCCAGCAGATGGTCCTGTCCGACGACGTCACCCAGGGATGTGGGGCGCATCCGGTCGGCCAGCGGGCGGGTGGACTCGTCGGGTTCGAACAGTGACGGCGCATCGGACTCCATGGCTCGGCCCTCCTTCCGACTCCTCTCCGATCCTGACACGCGCGACCGACACGGCGGCGCGCCCCGGACCCACTATTTTCCGGCAGACGGAAATCTTCTTTCATCCAGCTGAAAACTCCGGTCCCTACTGTGACGATCACAGACACGCCCCGAGCCACAGCCCCGGGGAGACGGCGTCGTCGGGAGGAGAGTCCTCATGCCCACCAGCACCACCCGCTCCGTCGAGCGGGCCCTCGCCCTGCTGCAGGTGGTCTGCGACGACCCCGACATCTCGCTGAGCGACGCCGCCCGCGCCGTCGACCTGGCTCCCTCCAGCGCCCACCGGCTGCTGGCCACCCTCACCGAGACCGGATACCTCGCCAGATCCGCCGAGGGGCTCTACGAGGTGGGCCCCCAGATGATCCGGCTCAGCGGCCGGGTGCTGGCCGGCAATTCGCTGCGCCGACTGTGCCGCCCCACCATGGCCGATCTCGCCGAGTCCACCGGGGAATCGGTCTACCTGTCGGTGCTCAGCAACGACCGCGCTCTCTACATCGGCCTGGTCACCGGCTCACAGGCCGTCCAGCACCGCAGCTGGGAGGGCCAGACGATCAGCCTCGCCAGCGCCGCCGGGCGGGCGCTCACGGGCCACACCGGCGAGACCCGCTTCGTGGCCGTCGCCGACCGGATCGAGCCCGACGTCACCGCCATCGCCGCACCCGTCACCGCCGGAGGCGAGATCCTCGCAGCGCTGAGCATGGTCGTGCCGAACTACCGGCTCACCACCGAGACGACCATCCGCTTCGGCACCCTCATCGCCGACCACGCCGCATCACTGTCACAGCGCCTGGGCAGCGCTCCCCCGCCGACGCGCAGACGCCGTTCGGTCGAGTCGGCCAGACGCCGAGCGGCACGCCCCACCACCTGAACCCAGTCACCGACGAGGAGACCCCCATGGACCACGACAACTCCACCACCTCGGCCGCCATGACCATCAAGCTCGACGCCACCCTCCCGCCCGACCCGGTCTTCGACCCGACCATCCGCCGCGCCCCCTCGCGCGGCTACCGGCTCACCCCCGAGCAGACGAAACTGGCCCTGCGCAACGCCCTGCGCTACCTGCCCGAGGAGCTGCACGCCGCCGCGGCCCCCGAGTTCCTTGAGGAGCTGCGCACCTACGGCCGCATCTACGCCTACCGGTGGCGCCCCGCCGGGCCCATCACCGGGCGCCCGATCGACACCTACCGGGGCCGCTGCAGCGAGGGGAGGGCCTTCCAGGTCCAGATCGACAACAACCTCGACTTCGACGTCGCCCTCTACCCCTATGAACTGGTCACCTACGGCGAGACCGGCTCCGTCTGCCAGAACTGGCTGCAGTACCGGCTCATCACCAAATACCTCCAGGAACTCACCGAGGACACCACCCTGGTCGTGATGTCGGGCCACCCCCTGGGCCTGTTCCCCTCCCGTCCCGAGTCCCCCCGCGTCATCATCACCAACTCCCTGATGGTCGGCCGCTTCGACGACCAGCAGAACTGGGAGATCTCCGAGCAGCTCGGGGTGGCCAACTACGGCCAGATGACCGCCGGTGGATGGATGTACATCGGCCCCCAGGGCATCGTCCACGGCACCTTCAACACCCTGCTGAACGCCGGGCGATCCAAGCTCGGGATCCCCGACGAGGGCGACCTGTCCGGCGTCCTGTTCATCTCCTCGGGGCTGGGCGGCATGAGCGGCGCCCAGCCCAAGGCCGCCGAGATCGCCGGCGCCGTCGGCGTCATCGCCGAGGTGGACATGTCGCGCATCCGGACCCGCCTGGACCAGGGCTGGGTGAGCCACTGCTCCGAGGACCTCGACGAGGTCTTCCGGATCGCCCTGGAACACGTGGAGGACGGCACCCCGGCGTCCATCGCCTACCACGGCAACATCGTCGACCTCCTCGAATACGTCGTCGCCCACGACATCGAGGTCCCGCTGCTCAGCGACCAGACCAGCTGCCACGCCCCCTACGACGGGGGCTACTGCCCCCAGGGATTGTCCTTCGAGGAGCGCACCCGCCTGCTGGCCACCGACCGCGACGAGTTCGCCCGCCGCGTCGACGCCACCCTGGCCCACCACTTCGAGCTCATCGCGGCCCTCGTGGCCCGCGGCACCTACTTCTTCGACTACGGCAACTCCTTCATGAACGCCGTCTTCGAGGCCGGCGTCACGCAGATCGCCAAGGACGGGGACGAGCGCAACGGCTTCATCTGGCCCTCCTACGTCGAGGACATCATGGGCCCCGAACTCTTCGACTACGGCTACGGGCCCTTCCGCTGGGTCTGCCTGTCCGGCAGGCACGAGGACCTGGTGGCCACCGACGCCGCCGCGATGGCCTGCATCGACCCGGAGCGCCGCAGCCAGGATCGCGACAACTACAACTGGATCCGCGACGCCGAGGCCAACAACCTGGTCGTCGGCACCCAGGCGCGCATCCTCTACCAGGATGCCAAGGGACGTATGGACATCGCCCTGAAGTTCAATCAGATGGTCCGCGAAGGCATCATCGGCCCGGTCATGCTGGGCCGCGACCACCACGACGTGTCAGGCACCGACTCCCCCTTCCGCGAGACCTCCAACATCAAGGACGGCAGCAATGTGATGGCCGACATGGCCACCCAGTGCTTCGCCGGCAATGCCGCCCGCGGCATGAGCCTGGTGACCCTCCACAACGGCGGCGGCACCGGCATCGGCAACGCCATCAACGGCGGCTTCGGACTGGTGCTGGACGGCTCGGCGAGGGTGGACGCCGTGATCCGCTCCTCGCTGCTGTGGGACGTCATGTGCGGGGTGGCCAGGCGCGGCTGGGCCCGCAACGAGCACTCCGTGGCCACCGTCACCGAGTTCAACCGGGAGTACGCCGGGCGGGCGCAGGTGACCCTGCCCTATCTGGTCGACGACTCCCTCATCGACGGGCTGGTGGGCTGAGATGACCATCTCCCAGACCCGCGGCCCGGCCGGCTGGACGGTCTCCGGGCTGCTCGCCGAGATCGCCGACATCGGCCGCGACGACGACGGCTCCTACTCGCGGTTCTCACTGAGCCCCGAGGACAGGTCCCTGCGCCAATGGTTCATCTCCCGGGCCGAGGAGCTGGGCCTGGAGGTCAGCATCGATCCGGACGCCAACATCTGGGCGTGGTGGGGGCCCGAGGGCCCCGGCGCCGTGCTCACCGGCTCCCACCTGGACTCGGTTCCCGGCGGCGGCGCCTACGACGGGCCGCTGGGGGTCGCCTCCTCCCTGGCGGCGGTGGCCCGCCTGCGGGCCCGCGGGTTCAGGCCGTCGCGGCCCGTCGCGGTGGTGATGTTCACCGACGAGGAGGGGGCGGGATTCGGGATGCCCTGTCTGGGGTCCCGGCTGGCCGCCGGCGTCCTTCCCGCCGACCGGGCGCTGGAGCTGAGGGCGCGCGACGGCGCGCCCCTGGCCGAGGCCTGGCAGGACGCCGGGATGGACGCCGGGATGGACGCCGGGGAGCTCGGCCCGGTGGAGTGGCTGACCACCGCCCGCTGCTTCGTCGAACTGCACGTCGAGCAGGGCCGCGGGCTGGCCGATCTCGACGCCCCGGTGGCCATCGCCTCCGCGGTGCGCCCGCACGGCCGCTGGCGTCTGGAGTTCACCGGGCAGGGCAACCACGCCGGGACCACCCTGATGGCCGACCGGCACGATCCGGTGGTGCCGCTGGCCGCCACAGTCCTGGCCGCTCGGCGTGCGGCCACGGAGACTTCGGAGGAGTCGGGCGCCGTGGCCACCGTCGGCCGGGTCGAGGTGGTTCCGGGAGGCACGAATGTCATCGCCTCCGCGGCCCGGATGTGGCTGGACTGCCGGGCCGAGTCCGCCGACGTCGTCCACGCCGTCGTCGCGCAGGTCGAGGCCGAGGCGAGAGCGGCCGCACATCAGGAGGGCTGCGGGTTCGAACTGGTCCAGGAGTCCTGGACTCCGCGCACCGCCTTCGACCCCGAACTGAAGGCCACCATGGCTCACGTTCTGGGCGACGTCCCCGAGCTTTCCACCGGGGCCGGACACGACGCCGCGGTGATCGCCGGGATCATGCCCACCGGCATGCTCTTCGTCCGCAATCCCACCGGCGCCTCCCACACCCCGGACGAGTACGCCTCCCCGGCCGACTGCGAGGCCGGCGCCACAGCGCTCGCGACCATCCTCGAGGAGCTGGCGCGATGACCCAGGGCATGGGGACCGAAGGCCCGACAATCCACTGTCGCAGGGCGCTGGTCGACGGGCGATTCGTCGACGACGTGAGGATCGAGGTGGACGCCGACGGCCGGATCGCCGCACTGACCCGCGGCCTGTCCGCCTCGTCTCCCCTCTTCCTCCATCCCGATGCGAATCTGCAGCTGGGCGTCGTCGTCCCCGGATTCGCCAACACCCACTCCCACCTCTTCCACCGGGCCCTGCGAGGTGCGACCGGGGGTGACGACTTCTGGTCCTGGCGCCAGGCCATGTACCGGATCGCCGGCCGTCTGGAGCCCGACTTGTACCGGCGTCTGGCCGCCGCGGTGTTCTCCGAGATGGTCGCGGCCGGATACACATCGGTCGCGGAGTTCCACTACCTCCATCACCGCCCCGACGGCCGGCCCTACCCGCACCACGACATGGAGATGGCGGTGGCCGCGGGGGCCGCCGAGGCCGGAATCCGGCTCACCCTGCTGGACACCTGCTACCTGCATTCCGGCCTGGGCGACGGATCCGGGACGCCGTTGACGCCCGAGCAGGCCCGATTCGGCGACGGCTCGGCGGCCGCCTGGCTGGAGCGCTGGTACCGGCTGCGCGACGCCTTGGCCCGGGAATATCCCCAATGCAAGCTGGGAGCGGCGGTGCACAGCGTCCGCGCCCTGACTCCCGCAGAGATCGCCGAAGCCGTCGCCGGGCTTCCCGACGACGTCCCGCTGCACGTCCATGTCTCCGAGCAGCCCCGGGAGAACGCCGACTGCCTGGCCGCCACCGGCCTGACCCCCACCGGCGTCCTGGCCCAGGCCGAGGCGCTGAGCGGGCGGACCACCGTCGTCCACGCCACCCATCTCACCGATGAGGACATCGCTCTCATCGCGGGATCGGGCACCGCCGTCTCCCTGTGCCCCACCACCGAGGCGGATCTGGGTGACGGGATCGCGCGGGTCGCCGACCTCGCCGAGGCCGGGATACCGCTGACCACCGGCACCGACGAGGACGTCGTCACCGACCCCTTCGCCGAACTGCGGCTCCTCGAGTCCACCGCCCGGCTGGCCGGTGGGCGGCGCGGGGTGCTGGACGCCGCCGCGCTCTGGCAGGCCGGGGCCGGGAGGGCGCAAGGAGATCCGGGCCTGCGGGTCGGGGACCCCGCCGATCTCGTCGAGATCGACACCTCGTCGGCCCGGCTGGCCGGGACCGACCCGCTCACCTGGCCGTTGACGGCCGCTGCCGACGACGTCGCCAGAGTTGTGGTCGGCGGGGTCCTGGCACCGCGCGCCGACGCCGCCGGGCTGCGCGCAGTGCTCGCCGAGATCGAGGAGTCCTGATGTCCACCCTCATCACCGGCATCGGACGGCTGGTCACCAACGATCCCGGCCGGGATCGCGGACCACTGGGCGAGCTCACGGGGGCCGCGGTCCTCATCGACGGCGAGCAGGTCGCCTGGGTAGGGGATGCACACGCCGCTCCCCCGGCCGACGAGGCCGTCGATCTGGACGGCGCCGCCGTCATCCCCGGATTCGTCGACTCCCACTCCCACCCCGTCTTCGCCGGGGAGCGATCCGAGGAGTTCGCCGCCCGGATGGCCGGTCAGCGGTATGCTGCCGGCGGCATTATGAGCACCGTCACCGCCACCCGCGCCGCCTCCGACGACCGGCTGCGCGCCACCGTCTCCCGGATCCGCGCCGAGATGCTCGACGAAGGCACCACCACCTTCGAGGCCAAGACCGGCTACGGGCTCGACGTCGCCACCGAGGCCCGGCTGGCAAGGATCGCCGCGGAGTTCACCGACGAGGTGACCTTCATCGGCGCCCACGTCGTCGGCCCCGAATGGCGCGACGACCCCGACGGGTACGTCGATCTGGTCCGCGGAGACATGCTGGCGGCCTGTCGGCCGCATGTCCGGTGGATCGACGTGTTCTGCGAGGAGGGCGCGTTCAACGTCGACCAGTCCCTGGCGGTGCTGGAGGCCGGACGCCGTGCCGGGCTGGGGCTGCGACTGCACGCCGCCCAGCTGGGACCGACGTCGATCATTGGCGACGCCGTGGCACTGGGGGCGGCGTCGATCGACCACTGCACATTCCTGTCCGATGCCGACGTCGACGCCATGGCCGGCTCCCAGACCGTGGCGACCCTGCTGCCGGCCGCCGAGTTCAGCACCCGCCAGCCCTACCCGAGCGCCCGCAGGTTGCTGGACGCCGGGGCCACCGTGGCGATCGCCACCGACTGCAACCCCGGCACCGCCTTCACGGCGTCGATGTCCTTCTGCCTGGCGGTGGCGGTCCGCGAGATGGGCATGACGCCGGCCGAGGCGCTGTGGTCGGCCACCGCCGGCGGGGCGGCCGCGCTTCGCCGCGACGACGTCGGCGTCATCAGACCCGGCGCCCGGGCCGACCTGGTGGCCCTCGCGGCGCCCGGCTGGGCGCACCTCATGTACCGGCCCGGCGTGCCGCTCGTCTCAGATGTGTGGTTGGGCGGGGCGAGACGCCCCGGACCCGCCGCAGGAAGGAGTTCCCGATGAATACGATCAAGTCGGCCGACGAGGTCCCCATCGACCCGGATGCGCTGACCTTCGCCCAGGTGGTGGCGGTGGCCCGCCACGACGCGAAGGTCGTGATCCCCGATCATGTGGCCGAGCAGGTCAGAGAGTCGCGCCGCGCCGTCGACGCCCTCGCGAACGCACCCAGGCCGGTCTACGGCGTCTCCACCGGATTCGGGGCCCTGGCCCAGCGGCACATCCCGGCCGAGTCGCGCGCCCAGCTGCAGAAATCCCTCATCCGCTCCCACGCCGCCGGGCTCGGCGATCCGGTGGAACGAGAGGTGGTGCGCGCCCTGATGCTGCTGCGCGCCCGCACCCTGGCGACCGGCCGCACCGGCGTCAGGCTGGAGACCCTGCAGACCTACGTCGATCTGCTCAACGCGGGCATCACGCCGTGGGTCCACGAGTTCGGATCCCTGGGCTGTTCGGGGGATCTGGCTCCGCTGTCGGCCTGCGCCCTGGTGGTGATGGGCGAGGGCCGGGTGCACGATCCCTCGCTGGCCACTGGGGAGGCCTCCAGGGCGGTGGACGCCGCCCCGGTGCTGGCGGCCGCCGGGATCGAAGGCGTCGAGCTGGCCGAGAAGGAGGGGCTGGCCCTCGTCAACGGCACCGACGGGATGCTGGGGCAGCTCATCCTGGCCCTGTTCGATCTGGAGAAGCTGCTCACCACCGCCGATCTCACGGCGTCTATGAGCGTGGAGTCGCAGCTGGGCACCGACGCCGTCTTCCAGCCGGGCCTGCACTATCCGTTGCGGCCCTTCGACGGGCAGGCCGCCAGTGCCGCGAATATGGCCGCGGCGCTGGCCGGATCGCCGATCGTGGCGGCCCACAGGAACTCCGATCACCTGGTGCAGGACGCCTACTCGCTGCGCTGCGCCCCTCAGGTCGCCGGCGCCGCGCGCGACGCCGCGGCCTATGCGGCGGGGGTGGCGGCCCGGGAGATCCGAGCTGCGATCGACAATCCAGTGATCCTGGACGACGGGTCGGTCTCCAGCAACGGGAATTTCCACGGTGCACCGTTGGCCCACGCGATGGATTTCCTGGCGATCGTGGTGGCCGACGTCGCGTCGATCGCCGAGAGGCGCACCGACCGGGTGATGGATCCGGCCCGCAATCAGGGGCTGAACTCGTTTCTGGCCGATGACCCCGGCGTCGACTCGGGGCTGATGATCGTCCACTACACGCAGGCGGCGCTGGTGAGCGAGACCAAGCGGCTGGCCGTCCCTGCCAGTGTCGACTCGATCCCGACGTCGGCGATGCAGGAGGACCACGTGTCGATGGGTTGGCATGCCGCCCGGAAGCTGCGCCGGGCCCTGGACAACCTGGCCATGGTGCTGGGGGTCGAGCTCTACGTCGCCGCCCGGGCTACCGATCTGCGCCGCCATCAGCCGGGGCCGGTGACCGGGGCGGTGATCGCGGCGCTGCGGACGGTGGCGCCGGGGCCCGGCCCCGACCGGTTCATGAGCCCCGAGGTGAGCGCCGCCGCCGAGCTCGTGCGGTCCGGGCAGGTGGTGGCTGCCGCAGAGGCCGCCTCGGGAGGCCTGAGGCACACCCTCACCGACACCGACGGAAGGGTGCTGGACGGGGTCTGGTTGCCCGCCTGACGGAAATCTCTTTTCACTGTGCTGGCATATCGCCCTGACGTCGCAGAAATACAGATCTCATAGCGTCATTTCCACGAGGAGGGATCCGCATCGTGTTGTTCAATGAACCGGCCGGAATCGGCCCGATCCTGTCGATCGCCGGCGGGGACCGGGTACCGCCCTTCAGTCTCGACGCCATGGAGAAATCCCATCCGTGCGCGATCTCCGCGGGAGAGCACGGCGAGGTCTACGGCCGGACCACCGGTGTGGGCGCCAACAAGGACGTCGAGCTGGACGAGGCCAGTTCCAGCAACCAGGACCTGCGGCTCTTCGGCAGCCACGCCACCGCCTACGGCCCCTATCTGGACCCCAGAACTGTCCGGGCGGCGATGGCGGTCCGGCTCCACCAGCTGCTGCAGGGCGGATCGGGGATCGATCCGAGTGCCGCCGAAGCGCTGGCCCGGGCTCTGGACTCCGGCGATGCTCCGCGTATCCACCGGGACGGCTCGATGGGCATCGGCGACCTGTCCCAGCTGGCAGAGCTGGCTCTGTGGCTGATCGGTGGGCCGACCGACGCAGAGCCGGGGCGCTGGCGCCCGACCGGGGGCGATGCGCTGCCCTTCATCTCGAGCAATGCCTTCACGGTGACCGCGGCTGCCATCGCCTCCGAACGGGCCACGGGCCTGTTGAGACACCATCTGCACACCATCGCCTGCTCGGTGGTGGCCTGCCGGGCGAGCTGGCAGCCCTACTCCGCACAGGCCTACCGGGCGAACCCGCATCGCTGCCGTGCCCGGATCTGCGAATCCCTCAACGCCCTGCTCACCGGCTACTCGGGGCCTCGACGCGACTGCAGGACACCTTCGGGTTCCGGTGCGCCGCCCAGGTCACGGCCCCGGTCCTCGACCAGATCTGGCAGCTGCGCGAGGCCGCCGAGGTGGAGATCGACTCGGCCCCGGAGACACGGACACGGCATGAC harbors:
- the hutH gene encoding histidine ammonia-lyase; the protein is MNTIKSADEVPIDPDALTFAQVVAVARHDAKVVIPDHVAEQVRESRRAVDALANAPRPVYGVSTGFGALAQRHIPAESRAQLQKSLIRSHAAGLGDPVEREVVRALMLLRARTLATGRTGVRLETLQTYVDLLNAGITPWVHEFGSLGCSGDLAPLSACALVVMGEGRVHDPSLATGEASRAVDAAPVLAAAGIEGVELAEKEGLALVNGTDGMLGQLILALFDLEKLLTTADLTASMSVESQLGTDAVFQPGLHYPLRPFDGQAASAANMAAALAGSPIVAAHRNSDHLVQDAYSLRCAPQVAGAARDAAAYAAGVAAREIRAAIDNPVILDDGSVSSNGNFHGAPLAHAMDFLAIVVADVASIAERRTDRVMDPARNQGLNSFLADDPGVDSGLMIVHYTQAALVSETKRLAVPASVDSIPTSAMQEDHVSMGWHAARKLRRALDNLAMVLGVELYVAARATDLRRHQPGPVTGAVIAALRTVAPGPGPDRFMSPEVSAAAELVRSGQVVAAAEAASGGLRHTLTDTDGRVLDGVWLPA
- a CDS encoding allantoate amidohydrolase; translation: MTISQTRGPAGWTVSGLLAEIADIGRDDDGSYSRFSLSPEDRSLRQWFISRAEELGLEVSIDPDANIWAWWGPEGPGAVLTGSHLDSVPGGGAYDGPLGVASSLAAVARLRARGFRPSRPVAVVMFTDEEGAGFGMPCLGSRLAAGVLPADRALELRARDGAPLAEAWQDAGMDAGMDAGELGPVEWLTTARCFVELHVEQGRGLADLDAPVAIASAVRPHGRWRLEFTGQGNHAGTTLMADRHDPVVPLAATVLAARRAATETSEESGAVATVGRVEVVPGGTNVIASAARMWLDCRAESADVVHAVVAQVEAEARAAAHQEGCGFELVQESWTPRTAFDPELKATMAHVLGDVPELSTGAGHDAAVIAGIMPTGMLFVRNPTGASHTPDEYASPADCEAGATALATILEELAR
- a CDS encoding IclR family transcriptional regulator; its protein translation is MPTSTTRSVERALALLQVVCDDPDISLSDAARAVDLAPSSAHRLLATLTETGYLARSAEGLYEVGPQMIRLSGRVLAGNSLRRLCRPTMADLAESTGESVYLSVLSNDRALYIGLVTGSQAVQHRSWEGQTISLASAAGRALTGHTGETRFVAVADRIEPDVTAIAAPVTAGGEILAALSMVVPNYRLTTETTIRFGTLIADHAASLSQRLGSAPPPTRRRRSVESARRRAARPTT
- the hutI gene encoding imidazolonepropionase — translated: MSTLITGIGRLVTNDPGRDRGPLGELTGAAVLIDGEQVAWVGDAHAAPPADEAVDLDGAAVIPGFVDSHSHPVFAGERSEEFAARMAGQRYAAGGIMSTVTATRAASDDRLRATVSRIRAEMLDEGTTTFEAKTGYGLDVATEARLARIAAEFTDEVTFIGAHVVGPEWRDDPDGYVDLVRGDMLAACRPHVRWIDVFCEEGAFNVDQSLAVLEAGRRAGLGLRLHAAQLGPTSIIGDAVALGAASIDHCTFLSDADVDAMAGSQTVATLLPAAEFSTRQPYPSARRLLDAGATVAIATDCNPGTAFTASMSFCLAVAVREMGMTPAEALWSATAGGAAALRRDDVGVIRPGARADLVALAAPGWAHLMYRPGVPLVSDVWLGGARRPGPAAGRSSR
- a CDS encoding urocanate hydratase produces the protein MDHDNSTTSAAMTIKLDATLPPDPVFDPTIRRAPSRGYRLTPEQTKLALRNALRYLPEELHAAAAPEFLEELRTYGRIYAYRWRPAGPITGRPIDTYRGRCSEGRAFQVQIDNNLDFDVALYPYELVTYGETGSVCQNWLQYRLITKYLQELTEDTTLVVMSGHPLGLFPSRPESPRVIITNSLMVGRFDDQQNWEISEQLGVANYGQMTAGGWMYIGPQGIVHGTFNTLLNAGRSKLGIPDEGDLSGVLFISSGLGGMSGAQPKAAEIAGAVGVIAEVDMSRIRTRLDQGWVSHCSEDLDEVFRIALEHVEDGTPASIAYHGNIVDLLEYVVAHDIEVPLLSDQTSCHAPYDGGYCPQGLSFEERTRLLATDRDEFARRVDATLAHHFELIAALVARGTYFFDYGNSFMNAVFEAGVTQIAKDGDERNGFIWPSYVEDIMGPELFDYGYGPFRWVCLSGRHEDLVATDAAAMACIDPERRSQDRDNYNWIRDAEANNLVVGTQARILYQDAKGRMDIALKFNQMVREGIIGPVMLGRDHHDVSGTDSPFRETSNIKDGSNVMADMATQCFAGNAARGMSLVTLHNGGGTGIGNAINGGFGLVLDGSARVDAVIRSSLLWDVMCGVARRGWARNEHSVATVTEFNREYAGRAQVTLPYLVDDSLIDGLVG
- a CDS encoding replication-associated recombination protein A — translated: MESDAPSLFEPDESTRPLADRMRPTSLGDVVGQDHLLAADAPIGRMVAERRLVSMILWGPPGCGKTTIARLLADATDLVFAPLSATFSGVGDLRKVFAAAARRREAGQGTLLFVDEVHRFNRAQQDSFLPYVEDGTITLVGATTENPSFELNGALLSRCQVYVLRRLDEAALSTLVGRAEQVVGARLEISEEARASLIAMADGDGRYLLNMLEQLFALHRPIDTAALAEVVQKRAPQYDKGQEGHYNLISALHKSMRGSDPDAALYWLARMLDGGEDPLYIARRVVRFATEDVGMADPQAVQQALAAWDVYERLGSPEGELAIAQAVVYVATAPKSIAVYRGFGEAQKLARRTGSLTPPAHILNAPTRLMKDLGYGEGYQYDPDTETGFSGADYFPDGMEHQKLYRPTRNGYEQVIGDKIAEWEAMRARRNRDS
- a CDS encoding formimidoylglutamate deiminase produces the protein MTQGMGTEGPTIHCRRALVDGRFVDDVRIEVDADGRIAALTRGLSASSPLFLHPDANLQLGVVVPGFANTHSHLFHRALRGATGGDDFWSWRQAMYRIAGRLEPDLYRRLAAAVFSEMVAAGYTSVAEFHYLHHRPDGRPYPHHDMEMAVAAGAAEAGIRLTLLDTCYLHSGLGDGSGTPLTPEQARFGDGSAAAWLERWYRLRDALAREYPQCKLGAAVHSVRALTPAEIAEAVAGLPDDVPLHVHVSEQPRENADCLAATGLTPTGVLAQAEALSGRTTVVHATHLTDEDIALIAGSGTAVSLCPTTEADLGDGIARVADLAEAGIPLTTGTDEDVVTDPFAELRLLESTARLAGGRRGVLDAAALWQAGAGRAQGDPGLRVGDPADLVEIDTSSARLAGTDPLTWPLTAAADDVARVVVGGVLAPRADAAGLRAVLAEIEES